A single Brassica rapa cultivar Chiifu-401-42 chromosome A04, CAAS_Brap_v3.01, whole genome shotgun sequence DNA region contains:
- the LOC103866293 gene encoding homeobox-leucine zipper protein ATHB-7 — MMSADPFMTMKKIKKSSHNEKNQRRFSDEQIKSLEMMFESETRLEPRKKVQLARELSLQPRQVAIWFQNKRARWKSKQLETEFNILRQNYNDLASQFESLKKENQGLVSELDRLNEAIQTKQDEGRECCGDQTVVALSSTDHESEKEENTKPEPEEVRPEMEVYEKGHHDDYGYNSHIKREYFGGFEEEADHLMNIVEPADSCLTSSVDWRGFKTNTNILDQSSSNYPWWHFWSSTI, encoded by the exons ATGATGTCAGCAGATCCTTTCATGACcatgaagaagataaagaagagCAGTCACAACGAGAAAAATCAGAGAAGGTTTAGCGACGAGCAGATCAAATCACTGGAGATGATGTTCGAGTCTGAGACGAGGCTTGAGCCAAGGAAGAAGGTTCAGTTAGCGAGAGAGCTTAGCTTGCAGCCTAGGCAAGTGGCTATATGGTTTCAGAACAAGAGGGCTCGTTGGAAATCTAAGCAGCTAGAGACAGAGTTCAACATTCTCAGACAAAACTACAACGACTTGGCTTCTCAGTTTGAGTCACTCAAGAAAGAAAATCAAGGTTTAGTCTCCGAG TTGGATAGACTAAACGAGGCGATTCAGACAAAGCAAGACGAGGGAAGAGAGTGTTGTGGTGATCAAACGGTGGTAGCTCTAAGCAGCACGGATCATGAATCAGAAAAGGAAGAGAACACGAAGCCCGAACCGGAGGAGGTTAGGCCAGAGATGGAGGTGTATGAGAAGGGTCATCATGATGATTATGGGTACAATAGCCACATCAAGAGAGAGTATTTTGGTGGGTTTGAAGAAGAAGCAGATCATTTGATGAACATTGTGGAACCAGCTGATAGTTGCTTGACATCATCTGTTGACTGGAGAGGTTTcaaaacaaatactaatatCTTGGACCAATCTAGCAGCAATTACCCATGGTGGCATTTTTGGTCATCAACTATATAA